Proteins encoded within one genomic window of Arachis ipaensis cultivar K30076 chromosome B08, Araip1.1, whole genome shotgun sequence:
- the LOC107610922 gene encoding uncharacterized protein LOC107610922: MNLEGVGDAVRCRAFPVTLAGPTIRWFNALPQGSITAFADISQSFLARFTTRIAKAKHPMNLLGVTQKPGEPTRKFLDRFNDECLEIEGLTDLVASLCLINGLLNEDFRKQLTTKPV, from the coding sequence ATGAATTTGGAAGGGGTAGGCGACGCGGTTAGATGCCGAGCATTTCCCGTAACGCTGGCCGGCCCAACAATACGATGGTTTAACGCGCTCCCGCAAGGATCCATCACGGCCTTTGCGGACATTTCCCAAAGCTTCCTGGCCCGGTTCACGACACGCATAGCCAAGGCGAAACATCCAATGAACTTGCTGGGGGTTACCCAAAAACCCGGGGAGCCGACCAGGAAGTTCCTGGATAGGTTCAACGACGAATGCTTAGAAATCGAAGGCCTCACGGACTTGGTTGCCAGCCTCTGCCTAATAAACGGCCTACTAAACGAGGACTTTAGAAAACAACTCACCACCAAGCCTGTCTAG